The region GGTATCGATGGTTAGGGCCGCAGCAAAGTCAGAGCCCTCGGTGTATTGGAAGGGATAGCTTCCATCGGAGCCTGTATCAAGGCCAAATCCCTCTAGAGCTTATCGTCAGCTTGTCCGTCTCCTGGAACGATGCAGGTTTCTGGGAAATAGAGGAATGGTTTGTGTACCGTCGCCGATGCAAACCAAATGCTTCTCATCCAAGCCCTTGATAAACGCGCTCGTCTTCTCAATCCAGTTATGCAACACACTCGGCTCACAGCCGGTGCAGCGTGGCTCGTTCGCGAGTTCCCACGCGAAAACCGCCGTTGAGTTAATGTATCGTTTCACCACAGCCTCGACGTACGCCTGATATGCAGCCTGGATGCCCTCATTCTCAAACCAATCGGCCTTGTCACCGCCCCCATAAGCCCGCATGTACGCGTTCATGCCACCATAATCATCCCAGTAGTTCACGAAATTGATAATCAGCTTGATACCGTGTTTTTCTGCACTATGAACAACATAGTCGAGGCGCTGGAGTCCGTCCTTGCCGGTATTGATGGTCGACTTTCCGTCCTGATGTAGCTGGAAGTAAACACTTCCATCAGTGGGAGCGGTGTTCACATCGTTGAAGCCCCAAACGCGGAGGATGCGCAGGCCAGATGAGGCCATGTGGTCGAAGACGAGATCGACGTCGCTgttgttcttcaggaacccGATCCAGTACGCATTGGAGCCTGGGAAGTAACCTGCTTCCCCATCAATGACGAACTGGATGCCCGAAGTAGTAGCGAAAGATCCGGATGCGGATGGAGTAGGAGTAGGAGAAGGTGTAGTTGAAGGAGTGTACACAGGTGTTGACGCGTGAGGGAGCGCAGCGGCCAGCGCCAGGCTGGCCAGGGAAAGCAACGCCTGCGAGAACTTCATTTCTCAGTAAAGACTGTTGAGTTTCGGATACTTGAAAAGGAACGATGACTGTTAGTcggccgctgccgctgcgtCTTATTATTtacatcctcctcgtcggcatCGTCCAGCTGGACCCTGTGTCAGGTCACCGATATGTATGAAACCGaacccagctccagcaaatcAAGAATCAAGACTCTATGAAGATCAGAACGATATCTCGGAAGTCCGTGTTCGACTGGGAATTAATAGGAGTTGCATTGCTGATCTAGGAGTAGCAGCTAATCTATCCGACTCTATAGGCGTTTCAGTTTTCCGTGTCAGATCTGGCAGCGGGATGCCGATCGTTGTTCGACTTGACATCTTCACGGGAGACGGATGATTCAGTGTGCTTGTACCATGTCATTGCCGGCTGGGCAAAGACCAATACCTGGCAAGGAGAGTGATTCTGACACTCTGCAGTGGCGTACAAAATGAGGTCATAGTAACTAAGCTGATAATGAAGCCCATTAAAGGTTAAGCTCCGCGAAGATCCGAGCATATCTCATGCGACGCGCATCGATCCATGGCATACTGGGACAATTCGACGCAGTATCCATATCCAACAGTGGTCAGATTCTATGCTAAGCAGGAACTGAAGGcgggaaggagagagaggTTCATTTGTTTGGGCCAAGTTTCTCCAATGCTTGTGTTTACGTGAGGGCTTGGCATCTGTATGTATGCCTCAGGCCATAAATCTTCTCCACGAGATCCTGTTTTGATGTCTGTGGACAAGCACTGAAGAACGGTCTATTTCTAGTTATCAGGCACTATCTGCATCTGACAAAAGACAGTTACGCTAATATTGACGCCTCCCGGAGATAATCAGTGTTTGCACGTAGTCTATGTCACTGAAATTTCCAAGCGCAAGGCATTACTATATACGTTATTCTACGCATTGATGGCCACGGATTATGGAGATACCTTGTCGTTTGATGTTTTGTGGTTTCCCTATCTTCTATTGGCCAAAAGAAAGGTTCATCAGCGTAGATATAAAGAACAATAAGATTTAGAATGGGCTTCAGACTACAATGACACTCCACGTTGCATCGAACTGACGATCTCTCCTTGTCGATACTACTCTGAGTATTCCGTACAGCAAACTCCGCAAAAACAGAAGGTCAGCCGGGGATCGGAACTCTACTGACTCCGGTCAGGGCCAGGCAGAGATTTCTGCCTCAGCCTTCAACTGAGAACCGCCCAGAAAGAGCAACGGCCGGCTCGGAAGCGGAAAAGGAAGGAATGACGTCGTCATATGATTCGGCTCGGAAATAGAATCTTCCACGCTTTTCCCACAGTTTCCAAGGCCAATGACGAGCCCCGATCGTGGAACGCAGCCTGTTACAGCCAACCCAATCTAGCCAAGGAATCCAAGGAATCCAAGGAATCCACAAAAATGATATGTGGACTGTTCGGTCGGTTGGCATGCAAGCGACTTACTGCTCGGCGACCGCTACGTCGTCGAGCCTGAGCCCGGTCGGGTGGCGATTCTCATTTTCAGTGCCGAGTTCGGCAGATCGTCGGTATTTCCGGTCGCAGCAGGTCTTGCAGAACAGCCAGAATACCCGGCAATGGGTACGAGCCCAAAGAAAAGAGCGGTAATTTGTGCGTtgcagagaaagagagaaaaacgCTCAGTTAAGTGATGCCATGATGATATGACCCCATACTGTACTCCGTTCTCCGTACTCCGTCCTTGAAATCCTGGGGAGGCTCACCGGTCAACTTTTCAGGCAAGAATCGCCTCTCCGTGTTTTCTCTCCGCGTcagtctccatcttctccagtcTCTCCAGTTTAAACGACAGGCTCGTGCCCGACCTGGCATCACGTCACCGCAACTAATATCTGGTATGGTTGTGTCCAGCGTTGATGGAGTATGGAGTGGGAAACGAGTCTTCTTGATCCTTCAAGCCAGAGCCAAGGCCGGCCCgtgatggcttccatggcaTGCCGATTTTTCTGAGTTCGGCCGCAGGATCCCACGGCACCGGGTGCCTCCAAGTGCCTTGGCCCGGAAAAGGCGTCACAACTTCCGTGCCTGATGCGGTCCGGCTGCGCCACCAAcgtcggcttcggcttctgccAAGTATCGCTATCGGGCTATCTATGATGTATCTCTATCGGAAGGGTTTTCGCTCGAGAATAACGTAGATTTACAGCGGTACAGTGTCCTGTACGACAGGACATCTTTTCTCAAGATGAGCCCTGCCCGAGCTGACTCGGCTCTCGCGGAGTTGTCCGTATGGGGACGACTCAGGAGTAGGTGGACCCTCGTTACCATGAGGCCTGCATTGTCTGGATGACAGTCCTCCATGCCCTTCCAGAATTCTCCACACGACCCGGACGGTTGCAATCAGAATCAGCACCGCTTACGTTGGTTCATTTCAGCTACTACACTTATAAAGAGGGAAAGCCCTGCGCACATCCCCAGATCCCGCATCCCccatcttttcttttctattcaCTTCACTTTGTACCTGTACCCGTGAGTCATTACCATGGGTGTCGAGTCTTCTTCTTACCATGGGGAGTCTATCACCCCGGCTCCTGCTCCCCAGCCGCAACAATACTCCAGCCAGGAGTCGATTGGGAGCACCAAGCCTGAACCCGGGGTCGATACTCCTATCCCCCGCATCACTTTGCGAGCCACCATCATGGGCTTGTTCGTCTCCATGGGTGGCTTGCTTTTCGGATACGACACTGGTCAGATCTCTGGTTTCCAGGAAATGTCTGACTTCCTTGAACGTTACGGTGAACTCCAGTCCGATGGTTCATATTCCTTCAGCCACGTCCGGTCCGGTCTGATTGTCAGTCTTCTGTCTATCGGAACGCTTATTGGTGCTCTCTGTGGTGCTCCTCTCGCTGATAAGCTGGGCCGGAAATGGTCCATCACTGTCTGGTGTATTATCCTCATGGTCGGAATCATTGTTCAGATTTCCGCCCCTTCCGGTAACTGGGTCCAAATCGTCATGGGCCGCTGGACCACTGGTCTTGGTGTCGGCGGATGCTCCCTGGTTGTTCCCATGTACCAAGGAGAGAGTGCCCCCAAGCACGTCCGTGGTGCCATGATCAGTTCCTACCAGCTGTTCGTCACGCTTGGTATCTTCCTAGCATACTGTATCAACCTTGGAACGGAGAGCTTGGATGGTAGTGCCCAATGGCGTATCACTCTAGGTCTGACCTTCCTGTTCGCACTCATCCTTGGTCTCGGCATGGCCATGTTTCCTGAAAGCCCTCGCTTCAACTACCGTCACGGCAAGATTGACACTGCCCGTACGACTATGGCCCGTCTTTATGGTGTCCCAGAGAACcacgtcgtcatcgtccgCGAGCTGGCTGAAATCCAATCGCAGCTCGACGCTGAAAAGGAGCAGTCCCAGAAATGGAACGAATTCATCACCGCCCCACGCATGCTGTACCGTATTCTTCTGGGTATTGTTCTCcaagctctgcagcagctcacTGGCGCCAACTACTTCTTCTACTATGGTACCACCATCTTCCAGGGTGCCGGTATCTCCAACTCTTTCATCACTCAGGTCATTCTCGGAGCTATCAATTTTGGAACCACCTTTGGTGGTCTCTACGTTGTTGAGAACTTTGGTCGCCGCAAGTCCCTCATTGCTGGTGCTTCCTTGATGTTCATCTGCTTCATGATCTTCGCCTCCATCGGACACTTTATGCTCGACGTTGAGCACCCTGAGAACACCCCCGGACCCGGCAAGGGCATGGTTGTCGTCGCCTCTTTCTTCGTTCTCTTCTACGCTACGACCTGGGGTCCCATCGTCTGGTCCATCGTTGCTGAGCTCTTCCCCTCCAAATACCGTGCCAAGGGTATGGCTCTCGCCACTGCTTCCAACTGGCTTTGGAACTTCCTCATTGGGTATGTCTATAAATATCTTCTTATACGTACCGTACTAACAGTTGCCTTAGTTTCTTCACTCCCTTCATCACCGGAGCCATCGATTTCGCGTACGGCTACGTCTTCGCGGGCtgtctcctcgtcgctgtcttCGTGGTCTACTTCTTCGTTATTGAGGGTAAAGACCGAACtctcgaggagctcgacTGGATGTACGTCAACCACGTCAAACCCTGGGAGAGCAGCAAGTACGAGATCCCGCGGATCACCTACCACGATGACGCTCGCGGAGCCAGGAAGGAGAATACTGAGCACGCTGAAGTTGCTTAGTTCTCTTGTTCCCTCACAAGAGCATTGCTTATATGTGACCACGTCGTCTCTTGAATACCTTTTATCTTGTATATAGAATTCGTGCATGGGTTGAgccttttgcattgcattGGATATAGACGAACATTACCATACATACCCATATTATTTCAGTTCAGATTTTTTCGTGTGAATGTCCATATACACCGAACTTGCGAACTCTTAATCTTACGTTATTTGCTTCGTGAAATCTTTTACCAAACATCGCGGTCGCCCAACCCCGAAAATCTCGACCCCAACGAGAAAAAGGGAATTCAGTTCATGTTTGCTAGTGATTGACTATTGCCTGTAGTTCACTAATGGGAAGTTCCTCTCAATCCCCGAGTTCCTCAAGAGAGTGAAGCCCTGTATTACTCACCGCATTAATGCATCTTCGAAATATTCGAATTTAACCGGCCTCACCACCCTGCATTTACCCGAGAAACGTAACTTGAGGAACCAAAAGGCTCTCACCCGTAAACCGGGTTTGTCAAAATCGTGCGAGACGCGCACAGAAATGCTTGCCTTCTGTCCTGGTAGACAGAAGTAGAGCCTCGTTTCTCATTCGAGGTTTTGAACCGCCACGGAAAGAACCAGGCCGATTTCATCATCTTTAAGACCTCGGGTATAGTCAAAGATGAAAAGAGCACAGTGAATGTCTCCTATCTCCACTGGAGATCCAGTACGGAGGGCAAGGCTAACGTGCAATCATTGCAAAATAAATTGAATCTCTCCTCGTTGTCAATTGAGATTAACCCTCATCCCCACTATTATACTCCGTATGCTCCTCGTCCCATGCTATTTGACTGTTCCCGCCTGCGCGGTGACGCGGGGACATGGCTGTAATCATTATCCAGGAGCTCAGGTCTGCCAATCTGAAGCCCGGCAAGCTTAATAATGGAACCTTGAGGATGACAGCGTTGGGGATGACAGCTGTGCTCCCACGCAGAATTAGCGGGGGTTTCTCATGTTAGAACAATCCTGAATTGGGAGAGCACCAGTAGATAACGGTGAGAACTCAGAACAGATACGGTACGGCGATCCGCAGATCCCCAAGAACCTCGTCATGCAAGATCGACAGGAGAAGTCCCGTCCGGGCCAATCCAAGCCTTTGCCTGCGGCAGTGAATGTGCCAAGCAGAAGATCGCCTGCCCATTCAATACTTAAGCCGATGGGATGTCGATAGTCAACGCAATTATTGCTGCCAGTCACTACTGTTGGCTCTTCTCAAATTCCCTTCACATCTCGTTTTCGCTACTTCATTCCCGAATGGGCCCTTTGCCTTTGGTCCGACGCCTATAAACTCAGGTTTGCCCGTCCAAGCAAGCAGGTTTGCTTCTGCAGATATTTTCCCGGCTTGGCTGCCACTCTACATGGTGACTAGGACGCTGTCTTCTGGCTTTATTTTGGTTCCTCAGACGATAATGTTATGCTGTCTTTGCCAGTGCGCCTCAAAGGGTTGGCTTGTAGATTTCGCAGTCGTAGTCATTGTAGTACCTGGGTATCTTATGCGACTTCCACCGGCCTAAAACGACTGTTTGAGACTGGCGCAGGTACTTCTAGCTCTGTCTCTGGTACTCAGTTGCTCCGTGCCGCTGTCCTTTCAAAAGTAGCTGCCGGTACGcaatagagaaagaaggggaaaTCAAAGCGTGAAAGGGAAGGCTCGTAGGTAACAACAATCCAAGCTAGCCCTAGCATTAGCGGATCAATGTAGGGTTGACACCTAGCTATCCTCGTAGTTTCTTTGAGCCCTGGGCTTTGACACCATAGTCCCTGTGGTAAAGATCCCCCTTTGCACTGGTCGATTGACTGGGTCTCAGGTAACTAGGCTGGCTGCTTTTGTATTTCGTTTATTCGTATTGTGTTGACACCTCATATTACGTATTTCATCATATTTGTCGAGTTGGATTAGGGCTTTTGTCTTTCTATTTTCTTAGTGCCATACTTATGGGATGTACCACGCACAGATTATCTTCTTTTTGCTACACAAAAAAGGTCAATGGTCTACAGAATTCGATATCGAGGTCATGATGGACATTACCAAACAGGCTTGGACAATGATATACGAGAGCCGATTCAACGACGAAAGTAGACTGCTGGCGGCAGTCGCTTAACAAAATGGCCGAATTCTACCTTGAGCGAAGTACGAGATTGCTGCCTTAGTACTAGAAACCAacaaagatgatgaagcagGACAGCCTATAAATTAGGTCCAGGTTGCCCCCTTCGATCCAAGACAATATAAGAACTGTTCATTTCAATGTTGTAAAGGGCTTGTGTTCGTGCCATGACTGCCTCGGTATTCAAGGCCGACTTGTTTCGGGCCTCTATGGATGGATTTGAACCAGTCTTCAGGACTTTAAACCTGCGGAAGGGGTCCCTTTCAAGTTCGAATGTAAACTCGATGCTAGGATATTGATCATGTTCCGCCTACTGTCTGCCTGGAATGCATTATGCCCGAGTGTATGTTCCTTGATTTCGTTTAGGCTTTGCTAAATGGCCCTTCATCATTGCACCCATCGTTCAACATGATGCTAGAGGAATTGATGCCAATACTGGATGCAGCGCCGGGTCTGGAACTGCAAATAAGATGGGCTGGACTGCCAAATCTTCCAATTCTATCTTTGAGACATGATCTAAACTGTTAGATGCCGCACAGTGGCAATACGTTGGACACAATCGAATGGATGACCACCTATCAAGAAGAGGCGACTCTTTAAACCCGCAGGCAGAGGCTTGGGTTCTTCCATAGTAACAGCCCTAACTCGTTGTAGTAAATTATTGGGAAAATATACTGCTAATCCAAGaaggcgtcatgac is a window of Aspergillus nidulans FGSC A4 chromosome VI DNA encoding:
- a CDS encoding protein manA (transcript_id=CADANIAT00009689), yielding MKFSQALLSLASLALAAALPHASTPVYTPSTTPSPTPTPSASGSFATTSGIQFVIDGEAGYFPGSNAYWIGFLKNNSDVDLVFDHMASSGLRILRVWGFNDVNTAPTDGSVYFQLHQDGKSTINTGKDGLQRLDYVVHSAEKHGIKLIINFVNYWDDYGGMNAYMRAYGGGDKADWFENEGIQAAYQAYVEAVVKRYINSTAVFAWELANEPRCTGCEPSVLHNWIEKTSAFIKGLDEKHLVCIGDGSDGSYPFQYTEGSDFAAALTIDTIDFGTFHLYPDSWGTNNDWGKLWITSHAAACAAAGKPCLFEEYGVTSNHCAIEKQWQNAALNATGIAADLYWQYGDTLSSGPSPDDGNTFYYGSEEFECLVTNHVETIERSAK
- a CDS encoding sugar porter family MFS transporter (transcript_id=CADANIAT00009690), producing the protein MGVESSSYHGESITPAPAPQPQQYSSQESIGSTKPEPGVDTPIPRITLRATIMGLFVSMGGLLFGYDTGQISGFQEMSDFLERYGELQSDGSYSFSHVRSGLIVSLLSIGTLIGALCGAPLADKLGRKWSITVWCIILMVGIIVQISAPSGNWVQIVMGRWTTGLGVGGCSLVVPMYQGESAPKHVRGAMISSYQLFVTLGIFLAYCINLGTESLDGSAQWRITLGLTFLFALILGLGMAMFPESPRFNYRHGKIDTARTTMARLYGVPENHVVIVRELAEIQSQLDAEKEQSQKWNEFITAPRMLYRILLGIVLQALQQLTGANYFFYYGTTIFQGAGISNSFITQVILGAINFGTTFGGLYVVENFGRRKSLIAGASLMFICFMIFASIGHFMLDVEHPENTPGPGKGMVVVASFFVLFYATTWGPIVWSIVAELFPSKYRAKGMALATASNWLWNFLIGCLSFFTPFITGAIDFAYGYVFAGCLLVAVFVVYFFVIEGKDRTLEELDWMYVNHVKPWESSKYEIPRITYHDDARGARKENTEHAEVA